GAAGGTGGCGCTGGAGCGGAAGTGGTCACCGCCGATCTCGGGGCCCGTGAAGGCCTCCGCCATGCGTACGTCGGTGTTGCTGACGATGGTCATATAGCGGCGCCATTCCTCGAGCGGAGTCAGCGCACTCTGGGCTGCGAGCTCGAAGTCGCGCCCGGTCTTCTCCGGCTCCCAGAGGAATTGCTTGGCGCCCCATTCGACGCTGCCGGCAGCTCCGTGTACCACCTCGATCGCGAGGAGACGCGTTTTCCCTTCCGCCAGCTTCCGAGCCGCCCACGGGTTCGCCGCGGGGAGCATGGAGTCGAGCAGCGGAAGTGCCACTGTTGCGCCCATCCCCCGCAGGAAGGTGCGGCGGGCGATGTGCTTGCCGGTGATGAATTGCATTTCAACTCTCCTGAAGCAGGTAATACGACCCGGTTTCCATCATGCGCCGATCCGTCGGGAAGGCGCTTCTGTTAGCGTTCGCTCTCCATCTCTTCTTCGGCCACCACGTCCGCCATCCTCATCCGGAACGGATCGCTCTGGATCACGCTGGTGATGAAGGAGGAGATGCGGTAGTCGTTCTCTTCGCCTTCCCGCGCGATCGCGCGCACGGTGGGCTGATCGTGGTATTCTACGCGCCGCCCCAACGCATACGCCAGTAGGTTCGTGGTGAAGGTGCGCACCAGCGGGATGGGCCGCTGCATCAGCGCGTCCCTGAGGTCTTCGGGCGCAGTCAACGGCGTACCGTCGTAGAGGTTGCCGCGGGTGTCGAGCGCCATGTTGTTCTCGCGGATGCGCCACTTCCCGGTCACGTCGAAGTTGTCGAGTGCGAGCCCGATCGGATCCATGAACTGATGGCAGGCGTGGCACGTGGGGTTGGCCCGGTGGATCTCCATGCGCTCCCGCGTGGTCAGGAAGCGTCCGTCCGTGGCTCCCTCGGTTTCCTCGAGCGCCGGAACGTCGGGTGGCGGTGGTGGCGGCGGTGTCCCCAGCAGCACCTCCATCACCCACTTCCCGCGTAGCACGGGAGAGGTGCGCGTACCCATCGACGTCAGCACCAGGATGGATCCCTGTCCCATGACGCCGCCGCGGCGGCTGTCCGGGTACTGCACACGGCGGAACTCGTCGCCGAGCACGCCCGGAATGCCGTAGTGCCTGGCCAGCCGCTCATTCAAGTAGGTGTAATCGGCGGTGTACAGGTCGAGAACGCTGCGGTCGTCGCGCACGAGGCTGTTGAAGAACATCTCGGTCTCGGTGCGCATCGCGTCGGCGAGCTGCTGGCTGTAGTTCGGGAACCAGTAGGAGTCCGGGTGCACCTTGTCGAGGTCCTGCAGCCGGAACCACTGGGCCGCGAAGCGCGGTCCGAGCGCCTCGGCCCTGGGATCGGCCAGCATCCGCCGGGTCTGTCTCTCCAGTTCCCTGTCGTTCTGGAGCCTTCCGCGCTCGGCGAGGTCGATCAGCTCGGCGTCGGGCTGGGTGCCCCAGAGGAACGCGGCCATGCGGGTCGCCAGAGCGAGGTCGCTGATTTCGTAGCGCTCGCCCGCCTTGATGTCCTCCGGCTGCGTTTCGATGCGGAAGATGAAGTGGGGGCTCGCGAGGATCGCCTGGAGCGCCCGGCGCACCCCCGTCTCGAAGCCCGAGTCACCGGCGCCGTCGTCGTAGAACGCCATCAGCCCGGCCATGTCGCGCTCGTCCAGGGGACGCCTGTAGGCGGCGCTTCCGATCTGGTCGATGATCTGCGCGGCGCACGGGCGCTCTCCCTCGGGGGTTGTGGGCCGACAGCTGAAGATGCGGCGGCGCGCCTCTGTCTCGGAAACGCTGGTGACGTTGTAGGGGCCGCTGATGATGAGGCTCTTCAGGTGCGGCAGGGTGGTCTGTCCCGGGCTTCCCCCGGCTCCGCCGGCCAGGGACCACTCCGGCGGCTTGATGAGGTCGTCGTAGGGACCGTCGATGCGGCGGACGAACGCGGCGGACACGCTGCGCTGTCCGGCGCGGATGAAGGTCGGGTTGGTCTTGATGGGCGAGCCGCCGCGGAAGTCGGCGCCTCCGCGCGGGAAGGGGCCGGCCGCCAGGAGGGCGATGGGCTCGCCGTCGATGGAGATGTCCACGTTCTCGTAGCGGGCGCTGCGCCCACCCTCGATCACCGGGGTGAGGATGTACTCGCCGTCGGCCGGGAAGTCGTGAGTGACCACGATGCCGCCGCGGGTGCCGTAGGGCGCGCCCTCCACGTATTCCCAGGCGTGCTGGGAGCCGTAGGGCGAGGTGTTGTAGGTGGCGTCCGTCGGATCGACGTTGGGGCTCCCGACCGCCAGGCGGCTCACTTCGCTGGCGGCGTTCAGGTAGGCGTCGAGGTGGGTTGGTGTGAGTGCCTGGACATCGGCGATGTTGTCGAAGTTCTCGCTCATCTGGTCGAGGGGAAGCCAGACGCCCGCATCGACCTCGATTCCCAGCAGTTCGCGGATGGCCGCCGAATACTCGGCACGGTTGAGGCGCTGGAAGGTTCGGACACCCGGATTGGGATGGCGCCGGTAGGCGTCATCCACGTTCTTCTCGAGCGTCTCGACGAGCGAAAGCAGAACCTCGGGCTCCGGCCTCGGCATGCCCGGAGGCGGCATCATGCCTGCGCGCAGCTTGCGGATCATGCGTTCCGCGAGCTGGGCATTGTCGGACGCGCCCTCGACGGTGAATTCGGCGAACGAGACGTTGCCGGTCAGCAGCGCGTCGTTGTGGCAGACCTGGCAGTAGGTGCGCACGACGGTGGTCAGCTCCTCCGTGGGCACGGACGCGGCGTGCACGGCATCCGCCGGGGGAAGAGCTTCTCCGTCGGTGGCGATGCGGCCTGAACTCGTGCCGATTCCGGCACCCGTCACCAGGAGGCCTCCGACCAGTAAAGCGCCAGGGTTGAGGATCTTCATATCCGGTGCTCCCGTCCTTGTCCTGCGAACCAACCTGTGATCGCCTGAAACCGCCGCCCGCGGGTGGGAACCTGGCTGTGGCGCCCGGACGCAAGCGCCAGACGCAACCGACCCTTCCCGTACCCTGCATGACCCCCGATCCACGGAAAACGTTGACCCCGAGGGCTCGCGTTCCGTGGATCGCGGAGACACTTCAACTAGTCTGTCAGCATAATGCGAACCGGCGGTTGCGGCAAGCACGGTTCATCATGCCCGGAAGCCACGGTTTCGGGCTCGCTTGCGGGGCGAAAAGCGAGAGCCGTATGGTGCTGACGAGCATCCGTAACACACCGAGGAGATGACGATGAACACAGTCTTGAGAACCACATGGCGCCTGCTTCCTCTGGTAGCCGTGATCCTCGCTCTCGCGAGCGCGAGCGGGGCGCAGCAGATAACCCCCGAAGCCTACCAGCAGCTTCGCTACCGACACATCGGCCCGGTGGGCAACCGCCTCGCGGCGGTGGCCGGGGTTGCCGGAGATCCCCTGACCTACTACGCGGGGGCCGCCTCCGGCGGGATCTGGAAGACCAGCGACGGCGGAGAATACTGGGAGTCCGTCTTCGATGACCAGACGGATCACTCGGTCGGGGCGCTCGCGGTAGCGCCCTCGGACCCGTCGGTCGTGTGGGCCGGGACGGGCGAGCCCCACATTCGCTCGAACGTCTCGCTCGGAACCGGGGTCTACAAGTCCACCGACGCGGGCCGGACGTGGCGTCACATGGGGCTCGGCGAGGGAGGGCCGACGCGCATGTCGCGCATCGTCGTCCATCCGCACGATCCGGACATCGTGTACGTGGGAGCGCTGGGCCACGCCCACGGGCCGCAGCAGGCGCGTGGCGTCTTCCGCACCACGGACGGGGGCGAGAGCTGGGAGCACGTGCTTTATGTGGACGAGAACACGGGCGCTTCCAGCATCGAGATGGACCCCTCCAACCCACGCCGGCTCTTCGCGGGCATGTGGACCGTGGAGGTGCATACCTGGGGACGAGAGAGCGGAGGAGAGGGCAGCGGCATCTACCTTTCGGAGGACGGTGGCGACACCTGGAACAAGCTCGAAGGCAACGGGTTGCCGGCGTTGCCGGTGGGGAAGACCGACCTCTGTCTGACCCCGGCCGATCCCAATCGGGTGTACGCGCTGATCGAGACCGGCGACGGGGTGCCCTGGCACGGGCGCGAGACCGAGAGCGGCGAGTTCTGGCGTTCGCTCGACGGAGGGTCGACGTGGGAGCTGATGAACCACTCCCGCGACCTGGGCGGACGCACCGCCTACTACAACAACTGTTTCGTCAGCCCCGACGACCCGGATGAAGTCTACTTCCAGACCTCCGGTTTCTCCCGCTCCCTGGACGGGGGCGCGACCTACGTTAACCACCAGGGCCGCCAGCGGCCCGGGGGCGACTACCACGACATGTGGATTGACCCGCTGAACGGCGACCGGATGATCGTGGGGAACGACCAGAACGTGGCCGTCTCCATGAATCGGGGCATGTCGTGGCACGCCACCGAGTTGCCCATCGGCCAGATGTACCACGTGACGGCGGACAACGCGATTCCCTACAACGTGCTCGGCAACCGGCAGGACGGACCCTCGTTCCGCGGGCCCAGCAACAGCCGCACGGGTGGCTTCGGGGGCATCGGCGGACCGATCTCGCGGTCGGAATGGGTGACCGTGGGAGGGGGTGAGAGCGGGTTCGCGACCCCCGATCCCGAGGATCCGAACATCGTGTGGTCAAGCGCGTCGGGATCGGGTGCGCGGGGCGGTGTGGTGGTGCGCTGGGACGCCCGCAACCGCCAGTTCCGGGATGTCGAGGTGTGGCCCGAACTGGCCAGCGGCCACCCGGCCAG
This genomic stretch from Gammaproteobacteria bacterium harbors:
- a CDS encoding DUF1592 domain-containing protein, with the translated sequence MKILNPGALLVGGLLVTGAGIGTSSGRIATDGEALPPADAVHAASVPTEELTTVVRTYCQVCHNDALLTGNVSFAEFTVEGASDNAQLAERMIRKLRAGMMPPPGMPRPEPEVLLSLVETLEKNVDDAYRRHPNPGVRTFQRLNRAEYSAAIRELLGIEVDAGVWLPLDQMSENFDNIADVQALTPTHLDAYLNAASEVSRLAVGSPNVDPTDATYNTSPYGSQHAWEYVEGAPYGTRGGIVVTHDFPADGEYILTPVIEGGRSARYENVDISIDGEPIALLAAGPFPRGGADFRGGSPIKTNPTFIRAGQRSVSAAFVRRIDGPYDDLIKPPEWSLAGGAGGSPGQTTLPHLKSLIISGPYNVTSVSETEARRRIFSCRPTTPEGERPCAAQIIDQIGSAAYRRPLDERDMAGLMAFYDDGAGDSGFETGVRRALQAILASPHFIFRIETQPEDIKAGERYEISDLALATRMAAFLWGTQPDAELIDLAERGRLQNDRELERQTRRMLADPRAEALGPRFAAQWFRLQDLDKVHPDSYWFPNYSQQLADAMRTETEMFFNSLVRDDRSVLDLYTADYTYLNERLARHYGIPGVLGDEFRRVQYPDSRRGGVMGQGSILVLTSMGTRTSPVLRGKWVMEVLLGTPPPPPPPDVPALEETEGATDGRFLTTRERMEIHRANPTCHACHQFMDPIGLALDNFDVTGKWRIRENNMALDTRGNLYDGTPLTAPEDLRDALMQRPIPLVRTFTTNLLAYALGRRVEYHDQPTVRAIAREGEENDYRISSFITSVIQSDPFRMRMADVVAEEEMESER